Part of the Sphingomonas sp. Leaf357 genome, GAAGAACGCGCGCAGGGCGGGGAGGTTGTCGCGAATACTGTCCCGCGTGAGCGCTGCATATGCGGCGTTGGGTTGCGCGCTATTGTAGGTGAAACCCGGTAGGCTGGTCGTGACGAACGCACCTGGCAGCGAAGTTAGCGGAATCTGCAGGTCTTCAAAAAAAACTGGAGGCAGCCCATTCGCAGCAGGCACCGCCACGTTATTGTAGATGTTGCCAAAATCACGGGCCGCATCACGATTATCGTAGCGCACGCCGACCTGCAGTCGCTTGAGAAAGCCTAGGTCCAGATCGTAGGATACGTCAGTCCGCGCCTGCCAGTCCTTGCCGCTTACCACCGTCAATTCCTGATACAGGCCCCGGGCAACGAAGTTTGCAGGATTGCCGATGCTGTAATTAAGGAAGGTCTGCGATGGGCCACCGTCCTGCGCCACGTCGAAATAAGACGTGTGCGATGGCGAACCAACGGTGGCGTAATCCACATTAACGAGATCGGCGGTGTATTTGCTGTTGGTGTAAGCCACATCGGCCGAAATCTGAAGCCTGTCGCGTTTCCAAGTCGCACCGGCACCGCCCTGATACGTGTCGGTCTTACCGTTGAATGAGCCGGTGTATCCGTCTGGCCGCACCGCGCCGCTGACGGTCGCGCTCGAAATTTGGTTGGTACCCGGGATGGTGGTTACGTTCGAAAGCGTGATGCCGCCGAAGTTCGGGATGAACATCCAGCGGTTGTAATCTTTCGATCGAAAGCCCTGGTACAGACCATCAGCGTAAATTTCGAGTTCAGGCGTCGGCTTCCACTGGAACGCGGCGTTGGCCGACGGTCGGTAGCGCGCGCCGTAGCCGAGGAAATTGCCCTGCGCATCGGGAAAGCGTAAGCCGGGCTGCACGCCGGGCGCGTTATTCGCATCGGTCGTGGCGATGACAACCGACTGTTCGCGGCTCGAATCAAGGAAGTTGATGCCCACGTAAGAAACGTTCAACAACAGGCCCATTTCACCCACGCCCGTGTTCCAACGATCGCTGATCAGCAGGTTGCCGTTGGGCACGATCTTCTCGGACTGTTGAGACAGCACGCCGTTGAGCGACCCGGACAATTCGAAACCGTTGAAGTCGAAAGGCTTGCGACCACGCACGTTGATCTCACCTGCAATGCCCCCTTCGATCTGGTTGGCAAGGCCCGATTTGTAGACTTCAAGCGCGGCAACCGTCCCAGCGGGGAAATCCTGGATCTGAACGTAACGCCCTTCGGCGGTGAAGATCTGGCGACCGTTATAGGTGGTGGTCAGATCGGGCAGGCCGCGTACGGTGACGCCCGCCGATTCGCCGCCGCCCCGCGTGACGGCTACACCTGCGACGCGCTGCAGCGCGGAGGATGCAAAGGTATCGGGCAGCTTGCCGATATCCTCGGCGACGACCGCGTCGACGATACCGTCGGACAGGCGCTTGATATTCTGCGCCGACTGGAGGCTGCGGCGAAAACCGGTGACGGTGATCGTCGAGCCGTCATCGGGCGTTTCCTGCACGGCAGGATCGGGCGAGGCGGGATTGACGCTCTGGTCGGACGGCGCGTCGGGCTTCGGCGCATCCTGCGCATCGGTCGCCGGACTGGCGGGGCTCGTTTGCGCCGCCGCTGGCGAAAGTCCGACAATCAGCGCGAACGCAGCCACGGACGCACTCAATACCGACTTGCTCTTCATCACCCTCTTCCCCTTGCAGAGCCGTCGGTATTCCGAGCGGCTGGTGCCCCTGCTAGAATTTTAGAAGCGCACAGGCAAGATGCATTTGTCGGAGAAATGCACACCTGTTGCAATTTGGAAACATATGCCTCCGCAAGACGAACGCAGTAGCCCGTCAGAACCGGTCGCGACCAGCGCATGAAAATCGTGGTTGCCGGACCGACGCACGCCAGCTATCCCGTCATTTTGTTGTCGGACTATTAGCGACAACCTGACCCAGGGTATTCCGCGCCTGTGCGGAGAATCTCGGTCAGAGCCGCCCGTTGGCCAGCGGCACGCCGAAATCCGGGCTGCCGTCCGAATGATATTGGAATGGCTGCACGCGTGTGTGCCGGTTGGGGTCGAACAGCGGATCGCCCTTGATCGTCTCGTAGTCGCGCCCGTGATACACCAGCATGTCGCGGCCGCGCTCGTCGACCGTGAAGCTGTTATGTCCCGGCCCCCAGACCTTGTGCTCGGGCGACGATTTGAACACCGGCTGCGGCGATTTGGTCCAAACCGCCGGGTCCATCAGGTCGGCATCGTCCTTCGCGCGGAGCATGCCCATGCAATAGCGCGCGTCGGTCGCGCTGGCCGAATAGGTGATGAACACCTGCCCGTTGCGCGCCAGAAAGGCGGGGGCCTCGGCGACCTTGAAGCCACGCGCTTCCCAATCGAGCGTCGGCACGGTCAACCGCGCCGGCTTCGCCGCCAGCGTCAGCGGCGTCTTCAGCGGGGCGAGATACAGGTTCGAATTGGTGTCGATCCCCGCCTCGCGCTGCGCCCAGCACAGGTAGCGCGTGCCGCGATGCACGAAGCTGGTCGAATCGAGGTTGAAGCTGTCCCACGCGGTCTGCAATTGCCCCAATACGCTCCAGGCACCGGTCATCGGATCGGGCCCGTCGCACACCACGGCGTGCGTG contains:
- a CDS encoding TonB-dependent receptor, producing MKSKSVLSASVAAFALIVGLSPAAAQTSPASPATDAQDAPKPDAPSDQSVNPASPDPAVQETPDDGSTITVTGFRRSLQSAQNIKRLSDGIVDAVVAEDIGKLPDTFASSALQRVAGVAVTRGGGESAGVTVRGLPDLTTTYNGRQIFTAEGRYVQIQDFPAGTVAALEVYKSGLANQIEGGIAGEINVRGRKPFDFNGFELSGSLNGVLSQQSEKIVPNGNLLISDRWNTGVGEMGLLLNVSYVGINFLDSSREQSVVIATTDANNAPGVQPGLRFPDAQGNFLGYGARYRPSANAAFQWKPTPELEIYADGLYQGFRSKDYNRWMFIPNFGGITLSNVTTIPGTNQISSATVSGAVRPDGYTGSFNGKTDTYQGGAGATWKRDRLQISADVAYTNSKYTADLVNVDYATVGSPSHTSYFDVAQDGGPSQTFLNYSIGNPANFVARGLYQELTVVSGKDWQARTDVSYDLDLGFLKRLQVGVRYDNRDAARDFGNIYNNVAVPAANGLPPVFFEDLQIPLTSLPGAFVTTSLPGFTYNSAQPNAAYAALTRDSIRDNLPALRAFFKEPAGTVAFDPGQRFRANEKSYAAYAQLKYGFELGGITIDGLAGLRAVKTKLRINTVTDTGNSDYTDYLPNGSARVAFNDKLQLRLAYTKTRTRPNFIDLRPFLSLGSPPTFPAGSPCLDPTSADYNSRNCARGGSQGNPGLKPLTSNNYDASLEYYFSRTGFFSAAVFRHDVQGFLASVNNVYRDPTYGLVAIDQVVNLGKTRLQGAEVQFTSFLDIDGLPDWAKGFGLQANGTYIDAKGDLQPNFAVTYNNQQQRFPGVSKWAYNVVALYERPKFSARVAYNYRSDFVSYYSLETFDPVAHPTIEKGRGQVDFSTSITPVPNITVAFDIINLLGNPIQRDRAYNTGDTYRRQVLYIERAYSLGVRFRF